A single region of the Alteriqipengyuania flavescens genome encodes:
- the atpA gene encoding F0F1 ATP synthase subunit alpha — MDIRAAEISKVIKDQIANFGTEAEVTEVGSVLSVGDGIARIHGLDQVQAGEMVEFPGGIQGMALNLEADNVGVVIFGSDAEIKEGDTVKRTGTIVDVPVGKGLLGRVVDALGNPIDGKGPITDVTRARVETKAPGIIPRQSVHEPVQTGLKAIDALVPIGRGQRELIIGDRQTGKSAVAIDTFINQKELNAGDDESKKLYCVYVAVGQKRSTVAQLVKTLEENGAMEYSIVIAATASEPAPLQYLAPYTGCAMGEFFRDNGMHAVIVYDDLSKQAVAYRQMSLLLRRPPGREAYPGDVFYLHSRLLERAAKMNADQGSGSLTALPIIETQAGDVSAYIPTNVISITDGQIFLETELFYQGIRPAINVGLSVSRVGGAAQTKAMKKVSGSMKLDLAQYREMAAFAQFGSDLDAATQKLLNRGARLTELLKQPQFSPLPFEEQTVSIYAGTNGYLDDIPVNRVTEYEAQMLSFMRNEHADVLTDIRSSGKFEGETADKAKAALDTFAKQFA, encoded by the coding sequence ATGGATATCCGCGCCGCAGAAATCTCCAAGGTCATCAAGGACCAGATTGCCAATTTCGGCACCGAAGCCGAAGTCACCGAAGTCGGCAGCGTGCTGTCGGTGGGTGACGGTATCGCCCGCATCCACGGCCTCGACCAGGTCCAGGCCGGCGAGATGGTCGAATTCCCCGGCGGCATCCAGGGCATGGCGCTCAACCTCGAAGCCGACAACGTCGGTGTCGTGATCTTCGGCTCCGACGCCGAGATCAAGGAAGGCGACACCGTCAAGCGGACCGGCACAATCGTGGACGTTCCCGTCGGCAAGGGCCTGCTCGGCCGCGTGGTCGACGCGCTCGGCAACCCGATCGACGGCAAGGGCCCGATCACCGACGTGACCCGCGCCCGCGTGGAAACCAAGGCCCCCGGCATCATCCCGCGCCAGTCGGTGCACGAACCCGTGCAGACCGGCCTCAAGGCCATCGACGCCCTGGTCCCGATCGGCCGCGGCCAGCGGGAACTGATCATCGGCGACCGCCAGACCGGCAAGTCCGCCGTCGCGATCGACACCTTCATCAACCAGAAGGAACTGAATGCGGGCGACGACGAATCGAAGAAGCTCTACTGCGTCTATGTCGCCGTTGGCCAGAAGCGCTCCACCGTGGCGCAGCTCGTCAAGACGCTCGAGGAAAACGGCGCGATGGAATATTCCATCGTGATCGCCGCCACCGCGTCGGAGCCTGCCCCGTTGCAGTACCTCGCCCCCTACACCGGCTGCGCGATGGGTGAATTCTTCCGCGACAACGGCATGCACGCCGTGATCGTGTACGACGACCTTTCCAAGCAGGCCGTCGCCTATCGCCAGATGTCGCTGCTGCTGCGCCGCCCGCCGGGCCGCGAAGCCTATCCGGGCGACGTGTTCTACCTCCACAGCCGCCTGCTGGAGCGTGCGGCAAAGATGAACGCCGACCAGGGTTCGGGCTCGCTCACCGCGCTGCCGATCATCGAAACGCAGGCCGGCGACGTGTCAGCCTATATCCCGACCAACGTGATCTCGATCACCGACGGCCAGATATTCCTCGAAACCGAGCTGTTCTACCAGGGCATCCGCCCGGCCATTAACGTCGGCCTGTCGGTCAGCCGCGTGGGCGGTGCCGCCCAGACCAAGGCGATGAAAAAGGTGTCGGGCTCGATGAAGCTGGACCTCGCGCAGTACCGCGAGATGGCCGCCTTCGCCCAGTTCGGCAGCGACCTCGACGCCGCCACGCAGAAGCTCCTCAACCGCGGTGCGCGCCTGACCGAACTGCTCAAGCAGCCGCAGTTCTCGCCCCTGCCCTTCGAAGAGCAGACCGTGTCGATCTACGCCGGCACCAACGGCTATCTGGACGATATCCCGGTGAACCGCGTGACCGAATACGAAGCCCAGATGCTGAGCTTCATGCGGAACGAACACGCCGACGTGCTCACCGACATTCGCTCGAGCGGCAAGTTCGAGGGCGAAACCGCCGACAAGGCGAAAGCCGCGCTCGACACGTTCGCCAAGCAGTTCGCCTGA
- a CDS encoding S1C family serine protease: protein MTRFFTILAALLALLAPQLAAADAADIDAAARGVVRVLIVGTDEEGESFPVSHGTGFAVSGNRLVTNNHVVDEVRIDPRLRVLVVPAEGGEAVEARVVSYSPRNDLALIEIASGLRLPPLTIAGAAEADSGDVYAVGYPQNVDIAQGLGLGDVFRATPPVKARGSLAGRRPSRQFDTILHTAPIARGNSGGPLLDNCGRVVGVNSFGASSSGTDAEFFFAVSMRELLPFLRANDVQPRVNAMPCRSLVELDAEEQRRAEAAARQADEAQSAAARERAAAEASFRTQVSRDIAESRDNGLAVAAVLLVLSLVAGFAAYQLHVNGKRNPFIAAAVLAAIALVAAVVTWFSRPQLREIDDRVAMRLDEEFGTGSADPVSGEGALSGDLVCTVDPQRSRITGASVEDLPFEWSAGGCVNGRTQYGLLDGKWSRVFVPNEEAAVSLNRFDPATGEYRMERYLLGAADMAAAREARGTYRGPGCGVDEAAARDFGEKQDAVLALLPDRPNERVVYKCSKAD from the coding sequence ATGACACGGTTTTTCACGATCCTCGCCGCGCTGCTGGCGCTCCTCGCCCCGCAACTGGCCGCTGCCGATGCCGCCGATATCGATGCCGCCGCGCGCGGGGTCGTCCGCGTGCTGATCGTGGGGACGGACGAGGAAGGCGAAAGCTTCCCCGTCAGCCACGGGACCGGCTTCGCGGTTTCCGGCAACCGGTTGGTCACCAACAACCACGTGGTCGACGAAGTGCGGATCGACCCCCGGCTGCGGGTGCTGGTCGTTCCGGCAGAAGGCGGCGAGGCGGTGGAAGCCCGCGTTGTCAGCTACAGCCCGCGCAACGACCTGGCGCTGATCGAGATTGCCAGCGGCCTGCGCCTGCCGCCGCTCACCATCGCCGGCGCGGCGGAGGCCGACAGCGGCGACGTCTATGCCGTGGGCTATCCGCAGAATGTGGACATCGCGCAGGGGCTTGGCCTCGGCGACGTGTTCCGCGCCACGCCGCCCGTAAAGGCGCGCGGCTCGCTCGCCGGGCGGCGCCCGTCGCGCCAATTCGACACCATCCTGCACACCGCGCCGATTGCGCGCGGGAATTCGGGTGGGCCGCTGCTGGACAATTGCGGGCGCGTGGTCGGCGTGAACAGCTTCGGCGCATCGAGCAGCGGTACGGATGCCGAGTTTTTCTTCGCAGTATCGATGCGTGAATTGCTGCCGTTCCTGCGTGCGAACGACGTCCAGCCGCGCGTCAACGCCATGCCTTGCCGCAGCCTGGTGGAGCTCGATGCGGAGGAACAGCGCCGCGCCGAGGCCGCCGCGCGGCAAGCAGACGAAGCGCAGAGCGCCGCCGCCCGCGAACGCGCCGCCGCAGAAGCCAGCTTCCGCACCCAGGTTAGCCGCGACATCGCCGAATCGCGCGACAACGGCCTGGCGGTAGCCGCCGTGCTGCTGGTCCTCTCGCTCGTCGCCGGGTTCGCCGCCTACCAGCTGCACGTGAACGGCAAACGCAACCCCTTCATCGCCGCCGCCGTGCTGGCCGCCATCGCGCTGGTCGCAGCGGTCGTGACATGGTTCAGCCGGCCGCAGCTGCGCGAGATTGACGACCGGGTCGCCATGCGGCTGGACGAGGAATTCGGCACCGGCAGCGCCGATCCCGTATCCGGCGAAGGCGCGCTTTCCGGCGATCTTGTCTGCACCGTCGACCCGCAGCGCAGCCGCATCACCGGCGCTTCGGTAGAGGATCTGCCGTTCGAATGGAGCGCGGGCGGCTGCGTCAACGGGCGCACCCAGTATGGCCTGCTCGATGGCAAGTGGTCGCGCGTGTTCGTGCCGAACGAGGAAGCGGCCGTCTCGCTCAACCGCTTCGACCCGGCGACCGGCGAATACCGCATGGAACGCTACCTGTTGGGCGCCGCCGACATGGCCGCCGCGCGCGAGGCCCGCGGCACCTATCGCGGGCCCGGCTGTGGCGTTGACGAAGCCGCCGCCCGCGATTTCGGCGAGAAGCAGGACGCCGTGCTGGCGCTGCTGCCCGACCGCCCGAACGAGCGGGTGGTCTACAAATGCAGCAAGGCCGATTGA
- a CDS encoding bifunctional transcriptional activator/DNA repair enzyme AdaA produces MQPTDDIAWNAVQRRDRTFDGRFVTGVLTTGIYCRPSCAARHPARKNVRFFASGDEAKASGLRACKRCLPDDVARDEAAVLAAVDAIKRSAGRHTLGDLAALTGYSPTHFQRVFTRATGLSPAAYARALREERARKELSGAETVGEAIYDAGFEAPSRFYAAMEGRMGMTPSDWRGGGKGRTVHWSVIDTSLGAMLVAATDRGVCCLSFGEGEPELRDRFPNATLVPAGENFRDLFEEVVAAVETPGSAGNIPLDVKGTVFQQRVWQALREIPAGETRSYGELAAALGNPKASRAVGGANGANNIAVLIPCHRVIAADGGLGGYAYGTKIKRELLEREKR; encoded by the coding sequence ATGCAACCGACCGACGACATCGCCTGGAACGCCGTGCAGCGCCGCGACCGCACGTTCGACGGGCGCTTCGTGACCGGCGTGCTTACCACCGGCATCTATTGCCGGCCGAGCTGCGCCGCACGGCATCCGGCGCGCAAGAACGTGCGTTTCTTTGCGAGCGGCGACGAGGCGAAGGCGAGCGGCTTGCGGGCATGCAAACGGTGCCTGCCGGACGATGTCGCGCGGGACGAGGCTGCCGTGCTGGCGGCGGTGGACGCGATCAAGCGGTCGGCGGGGCGCCACACGCTCGGCGACCTGGCGGCGCTGACCGGCTATTCGCCGACGCATTTCCAGCGCGTCTTCACACGCGCCACGGGGCTTTCACCCGCGGCCTATGCACGGGCCTTGCGCGAAGAGCGGGCGCGGAAAGAACTAAGCGGGGCCGAAACGGTCGGCGAAGCGATCTACGATGCAGGCTTCGAAGCGCCGAGCCGCTTCTACGCCGCGATGGAGGGCAGGATGGGCATGACACCGAGCGACTGGCGCGGCGGCGGGAAGGGCCGCACCGTGCACTGGAGCGTGATCGACACGAGCCTGGGCGCGATGCTCGTCGCCGCAACGGACAGGGGCGTTTGCTGCCTCAGCTTCGGGGAAGGGGAGCCGGAATTGCGCGACCGGTTTCCCAACGCCACGCTGGTGCCTGCCGGTGAGAACTTTCGCGACCTGTTTGAAGAGGTCGTGGCCGCCGTCGAAACCCCGGGCAGCGCCGGGAATATCCCGCTGGACGTCAAAGGCACCGTTTTCCAGCAGCGCGTGTGGCAGGCCTTGCGCGAAATTCCGGCAGGCGAAACGCGCAGCTACGGCGAACTCGCCGCCGCGCTCGGCAACCCGAAAGCCAGCCGCGCGGTCGGCGGGGCGAACGGGGCGAACAATATCGCCGTACTGATCCCGTGCCACAGGGTCATAGCCGCCGACGGCGGGCTGGGCGGCTATGCCTATGGCACGAAGATCAAGCGCGAGCTTCTGGAACGCGAGAAGCGCTGA
- a CDS encoding F0F1 ATP synthase subunit gamma — MASLKELKGRINSVKSTQKITKAKQMVAAAKLRRAQAAAEAARPYATRLADVMASLASKVSGDGAPKLLAGTGNDQRHLLVLVNTDKGLCGGLNANLVKAAKLKAKELLAQGKDVQFYLVGKKGRAPIKRDYADRIEQHFDTSTVRNPGFEEAESIADELIEMFEGGKFDIAHLIFPTFKSALVQEPTINQLIPVPAPETDAAAGSDAVVEYEPGEEEILEELLPRYVKTQVFGALLEIAASEQGASMTAMDNATRNAGDLISKLTIQYNRSRQAAITTELIEIIAGAEAL, encoded by the coding sequence ATGGCCTCGCTGAAAGAACTCAAGGGTCGGATCAACTCGGTCAAGTCGACCCAGAAGATCACCAAGGCCAAGCAGATGGTCGCTGCGGCCAAGCTGCGCCGCGCGCAGGCGGCGGCGGAAGCCGCGCGCCCCTATGCCACGCGGCTGGCCGACGTGATGGCCTCGCTCGCAAGCAAGGTGTCCGGTGACGGCGCGCCGAAGCTGCTGGCCGGCACGGGCAACGACCAGCGTCACCTGCTCGTCCTCGTCAACACCGACAAGGGCCTGTGCGGCGGCCTCAACGCCAACCTCGTCAAGGCTGCGAAGCTCAAGGCGAAGGAATTGCTGGCCCAAGGCAAGGACGTGCAGTTCTACCTCGTCGGCAAGAAAGGCCGCGCGCCGATCAAGCGCGACTACGCCGACCGGATCGAACAGCACTTCGACACCAGCACCGTGCGCAACCCCGGTTTCGAGGAAGCCGAAAGCATTGCGGACGAGCTGATCGAAATGTTCGAAGGCGGCAAGTTCGACATCGCGCACCTGATTTTCCCGACCTTCAAGTCGGCGCTGGTGCAGGAACCGACGATCAACCAGCTGATCCCCGTCCCCGCCCCGGAAACGGACGCGGCAGCCGGCAGCGACGCGGTCGTGGAATACGAGCCCGGCGAGGAAGAAATCCTCGAAGAACTGCTGCCGCGCTACGTCAAGACGCAGGTCTTCGGCGCGCTGCTGGAAATCGCCGCGTCGGAACAGGGCGCTTCGATGACCGCGATGGACAACGCCACGCGCAACGCCGGCGACCTGATCAGCAAGCTCACCATCCAGTACAACCGCAGCCGCCAGGCCGCGATCACCACCGAACTGATTGAAATCATTGCAGGCGCGGAAGCGCTCTAA
- a CDS encoding ATP synthase F1 subunit epsilon yields the protein MALHFELVTPAKLVRSEDVHMVVVPGSEGEFGVLEGHAPFMSTIRDGAVQVYKTEGAAPEEIEVRGGFAEVGENGLTVLAEHVEG from the coding sequence ATGGCCCTTCACTTCGAACTGGTGACCCCTGCCAAGCTGGTCCGGTCGGAAGACGTCCACATGGTCGTCGTCCCCGGCAGCGAAGGCGAATTCGGTGTGCTGGAAGGCCACGCGCCTTTCATGTCGACCATCCGCGACGGCGCGGTGCAGGTCTACAAGACCGAAGGCGCCGCCCCGGAAGAGATCGAAGTCCGCGGCGGTTTCGCCGAAGTGGGCGAAAACGGCCTCACCGTCCTGGCGGAACACGTCGAAGGCTGA
- a CDS encoding TauD/TfdA dioxygenase family protein encodes MKMTPLGEEIGAEVTGCQLAEMSDEALDQLKEAVWESGVVVLRGQDLSPQQHIELANRWGGIDINNYFPLNGEHPEIAEVRKEKDQQTNIGGGWHTDHSYDQVPAMGSILVARTLPLKGGDTLFAHMGAAYDALDEETKAEIAGMRAVHSADHIYAPDGAYAQTDQGKALRGQELKTLATHPVVIRHPQTGRKLLYVNPAFTLHFEGQTREESLPLLQRLYAAAMTPEAQARVVWKPGTVTIWDNRTTWHMALNDYPGEERIMHRITLSGEALAA; translated from the coding sequence ATGAAGATGACCCCGCTGGGCGAGGAAATCGGCGCCGAGGTGACCGGCTGCCAGCTCGCCGAAATGTCCGACGAAGCGCTGGATCAGTTGAAGGAAGCGGTCTGGGAAAGCGGCGTCGTGGTATTGCGCGGGCAGGACCTGTCGCCGCAGCAGCACATTGAGCTCGCCAACCGGTGGGGCGGGATCGACATCAACAACTACTTCCCGCTGAATGGAGAGCATCCGGAGATTGCCGAGGTCCGCAAGGAAAAGGACCAGCAGACCAATATCGGCGGCGGCTGGCATACCGACCATTCCTATGACCAGGTGCCGGCGATGGGCTCCATCCTCGTGGCGCGGACCCTGCCGCTCAAGGGGGGCGACACGCTGTTCGCTCACATGGGCGCGGCCTACGATGCGCTGGACGAGGAGACGAAGGCCGAGATCGCCGGCATGCGCGCCGTCCATTCCGCCGACCATATCTATGCGCCCGACGGCGCCTATGCCCAGACCGACCAGGGCAAGGCGCTGCGCGGTCAGGAGCTGAAGACGCTGGCGACCCACCCGGTCGTGATCCGCCACCCGCAGACAGGCCGCAAGCTGCTGTACGTGAACCCGGCCTTCACCCTGCACTTCGAAGGGCAGACGCGCGAGGAAAGCCTGCCGCTGCTGCAAAGGCTCTATGCCGCCGCGATGACGCCGGAGGCGCAGGCACGGGTGGTGTGGAAGCCCGGCACGGTGACGATCTGGGACAACCGGACGACGTGGCACATGGCGCTGAACGATTATCCCGGCGAAGAGCGCATCATGCACCGCATCACGCTGAGCGGCGAGGCCCTGGCGGCCTAG
- a CDS encoding F0F1 ATP synthase subunit delta produces the protein MEISAGIQASLAGRYASALFDLAAEKGTVTAVESDLEKLEAGLDQSDELRQLTTNPQVSRNDAQKAVWGVAAIMGLADLTQNFLGTLAQNRRLGQLPAIIRAFRAIAAAQRGEVTAEVTSAHALTDAQLSTLEQKLKAREGRTVKLTTKVDPDLLGGLVVTIGSKRIDGSIRTRLNTLANAMKSA, from the coding sequence GTGGAGATTTCCGCCGGTATTCAGGCTAGCCTGGCAGGCCGCTATGCTTCCGCCCTGTTCGACCTCGCTGCCGAAAAAGGCACCGTGACCGCTGTCGAATCGGACCTCGAGAAGCTCGAAGCAGGCCTCGACCAGTCGGACGAACTGCGCCAGCTGACGACCAATCCGCAGGTTTCGCGCAACGATGCGCAGAAGGCCGTGTGGGGCGTTGCCGCCATCATGGGCCTGGCCGACCTCACCCAGAACTTCCTCGGCACGCTGGCGCAGAACCGCCGGCTGGGCCAGCTGCCCGCCATCATCCGCGCCTTTCGCGCCATCGCCGCCGCCCAGCGCGGCGAAGTGACGGCCGAAGTCACCAGCGCCCACGCCCTCACCGACGCCCAGCTTTCCACGCTGGAGCAGAAGCTGAAGGCCCGCGAAGGCCGCACCGTGAAACTAACCACCAAGGTCGACCCCGACTTGCTCGGCGGCCTTGTCGTCACCATCGGTTCGAAACGCATCGACGGTTCGATCCGCACCCGCCTCAACACCCTCGCCAACGCGATGAAAAGCGCCTGA
- a CDS encoding NAD-dependent succinate-semialdehyde dehydrogenase, producing MADITTVNPATGEDIHSYDHMSEDEAFAAVEACHEAFTQWKLRSLEDRAEVIKALGKGLRDNKEELAQLMTREVGKLIGDSRDEVELCAAICDWTAANGPKELADESRDPSNAGRGIVTFSPIGVVYGIQPWNFPAYQVIRYAIASLMAGNGVLLKHSSLCTGSGLMIGKIFRKAGLPENLFTVLVIGHDLSDKIIEHDKVRGVTLTGSDGAGRHVGEKAGAAIKKTVLELGSNDAYMVLEDADLDLAAEVCAQARLYNNGQTCINGKRFIVTDKVYDAFIEKFVARFEGVDLGDPTDEDSDMGPMSSADLRDDLQDQVDKSVANGAKVACGGSVPDRKGAWYPATVLTDVAPGQPAYDDELFGPVASVIRAKDDEDAMRLANDSRYGLGGGILCGDEDRAIELASKHFDTGMVYINTYGVADPSMPFGGVKNSGYGKEHGGFGVKEFVNAKAIFVGKK from the coding sequence ATGGCCGACATTACCACCGTCAACCCCGCAACCGGCGAAGACATCCACTCCTACGACCACATGAGCGAGGACGAAGCCTTCGCCGCGGTCGAAGCCTGTCACGAAGCATTTACCCAGTGGAAGCTGCGCAGCCTCGAAGACCGGGCCGAAGTGATCAAGGCGCTCGGCAAGGGCCTGCGCGACAACAAGGAAGAACTCGCGCAACTGATGACGCGCGAAGTCGGCAAGCTGATCGGCGACAGCCGCGACGAGGTGGAACTGTGCGCCGCCATTTGCGACTGGACCGCCGCCAACGGGCCGAAGGAACTGGCCGACGAAAGCCGCGATCCCAGCAACGCCGGGCGCGGCATCGTGACCTTTTCGCCAATCGGCGTCGTCTACGGCATCCAGCCGTGGAATTTCCCCGCCTACCAGGTTATCCGCTATGCCATCGCCAGCCTGATGGCGGGTAACGGCGTACTGCTGAAGCACTCCTCGCTGTGCACCGGCAGCGGCCTGATGATCGGCAAGATCTTCCGCAAGGCAGGCCTGCCGGAAAACCTCTTCACCGTGCTGGTGATCGGGCACGACCTGTCGGACAAGATCATCGAGCATGACAAGGTCCGCGGCGTGACGCTGACGGGCTCCGACGGTGCGGGCCGCCATGTGGGCGAGAAGGCCGGCGCGGCAATCAAGAAAACCGTGCTCGAGCTTGGCTCCAACGACGCCTACATGGTGCTGGAAGACGCGGATCTCGACCTGGCCGCCGAAGTCTGCGCGCAGGCGCGGCTCTATAACAACGGCCAGACCTGCATCAACGGCAAGCGCTTCATCGTGACTGACAAGGTGTACGACGCCTTCATCGAGAAATTCGTCGCCCGCTTCGAAGGCGTCGATCTGGGCGATCCGACCGACGAAGACAGCGACATGGGCCCGATGAGCTCCGCCGACCTGCGCGACGACCTGCAGGACCAGGTCGACAAGTCGGTCGCCAACGGCGCCAAGGTCGCCTGCGGCGGCAGTGTGCCGGATCGCAAGGGCGCATGGTACCCCGCGACGGTGCTGACCGACGTCGCACCCGGCCAGCCGGCCTATGACGACGAGTTGTTCGGCCCGGTCGCCAGCGTGATCCGCGCAAAGGACGACGAGGACGCCATGCGCCTCGCCAACGACAGCCGCTACGGCCTTGGTGGCGGTATCCTGTGCGGTGACGAGGACCGCGCGATCGAGCTGGCATCGAAGCATTTCGACACCGGCATGGTCTATATCAACACCTACGGCGTCGCGGACCCGTCCATGCCGTTCGGCGGGGTCAAGAACTCCGGCTACGGCAAGGAACACGGCGGCTTCGGCGTGAAGGAATTCGTCAACGCCAAGGCGATCTTCGTGGGCAAGAAGTAA
- a CDS encoding DUF1153 domain-containing protein produces the protein MSHTVSQPISDIRGPAAQRRENRAAKAKLPPSYDVHWSQRRKAEVVRAVRDKLITFDEARLRYLLSRSEFESWEQELEDA, from the coding sequence ATGTCGCATACAGTGTCGCAACCGATATCCGATATCCGCGGCCCCGCCGCCCAGCGCCGCGAGAACCGCGCCGCGAAGGCCAAGCTGCCGCCCAGCTACGACGTCCACTGGTCGCAGCGCCGCAAGGCCGAAGTCGTTCGCGCCGTGCGGGACAAGCTGATCACGTTCGATGAAGCGCGCTTGCGCTACTTGCTCAGCCGCAGCGAATTCGAAAGCTGGGAGCAGGAATTGGAAGACGCCTGA
- the atpD gene encoding F0F1 ATP synthase subunit beta, translating to MATAPVANQALNQTTNGTIAQVIGAVVDVQFEGELPAILTALETKNGDNTLILEVAQHLGENTVRTIAMDGTDGLTRGQEVINTGAQISVPVGPKTLGRIMNVVGEAIDERGPIGAETTAPIHAEAPEFIDQSTEADILVTGIKVIDLLAPYAKGGKIGLFGGAGVGKTVLIQELINNIAKGHGGVSVFAGVGERTREGNDLYHEFLDAGVIAKDADGNATSDGSKVALVFGQMNEPPGARARVALSGLTMAEYFRDVEGQDVLFFVDNIFRFTQAGSEVSALLGRIPSAVGYQPTLSTDMGNLQERITSTTKGSITSVQAIYVPADDLTDPAPATSFAHLDATTTLSRAISELGIYPAVDPLDSTSRVLEPRVVGQEHYETARRVQETLQKYKSLQDIIAILGMDELSEEDKLTVQRARKIQRFLSQPFHVAEVFTNIPGEFVQLEDTVKSFKAVVDGEYDHLPESAFYMVGGIDQAVAKAKKMADEA from the coding sequence ATGGCCACCGCCCCAGTTGCTAACCAGGCACTCAACCAGACCACCAACGGCACGATCGCCCAGGTCATCGGCGCCGTCGTCGACGTGCAGTTCGAAGGCGAACTGCCGGCGATCCTTACCGCGCTCGAAACGAAGAACGGCGACAACACGCTGATCCTCGAGGTCGCGCAGCACCTCGGCGAAAACACCGTGCGCACCATCGCGATGGACGGCACGGACGGCCTCACCCGCGGGCAGGAAGTCATCAACACCGGCGCGCAGATTTCCGTGCCGGTCGGCCCGAAGACGCTCGGCCGCATCATGAACGTGGTCGGCGAAGCGATCGACGAGCGCGGCCCCATCGGCGCCGAAACGACCGCCCCGATCCATGCCGAGGCACCGGAATTCATCGACCAGTCGACCGAAGCCGACATCCTCGTCACCGGCATCAAGGTGATCGACCTCCTCGCCCCTTACGCGAAGGGCGGCAAGATCGGCCTGTTCGGCGGTGCCGGCGTGGGCAAGACCGTGCTGATCCAGGAACTGATCAACAATATCGCGAAGGGTCACGGCGGCGTGTCCGTGTTCGCCGGCGTGGGTGAGCGTACCCGCGAAGGGAACGACCTTTACCACGAATTCCTCGACGCCGGCGTTATCGCCAAGGACGCCGACGGCAACGCCACGTCCGACGGTTCCAAGGTGGCGCTCGTCTTCGGCCAGATGAACGAGCCTCCGGGCGCGCGTGCCCGCGTCGCCCTGTCGGGCCTGACCATGGCGGAATATTTCCGCGACGTGGAAGGCCAGGACGTGCTGTTCTTCGTCGACAACATCTTCCGCTTCACCCAGGCGGGTTCGGAAGTGTCCGCCCTGCTCGGCCGTATCCCGTCGGCTGTGGGCTACCAGCCGACCCTGTCGACCGACATGGGTAACCTGCAGGAACGCATCACCTCCACCACCAAGGGCTCGATCACCTCGGTGCAGGCAATTTACGTTCCCGCCGACGACCTTACCGACCCGGCACCGGCCACCTCGTTCGCCCACCTTGATGCGACGACCACGCTGAGCCGCGCGATTTCGGAGCTGGGCATCTACCCGGCGGTCGACCCGCTCGACTCCACCAGCCGCGTGCTCGAACCGCGCGTCGTGGGCCAGGAGCACTACGAGACCGCTCGCCGCGTCCAGGAAACGCTGCAGAAGTACAAGAGCCTGCAGGACATCATCGCCATTCTCGGGATGGACGAGCTGTCGGAAGAGGACAAGCTGACCGTCCAGCGCGCACGCAAGATCCAGCGCTTCCTGTCGCAGCCGTTCCACGTGGCCGAAGTCTTCACCAACATCCCGGGCGAATTCGTCCAGCTGGAAGACACGGTGAAGTCGTTCAAGGCCGTGGTCGACGGCGAGTACGACCACCTGCCGGAAAGCGCCTTCTACATGGTCGGCGGCATCGACCAGGCGGTCGCCAAGGCCAAGAAGATGGCGGACGAGGCGTAA